A DNA window from Branchiostoma lanceolatum isolate klBraLanc5 chromosome 17, klBraLanc5.hap2, whole genome shotgun sequence contains the following coding sequences:
- the LOC136422679 gene encoding sushi, von Willebrand factor type A, EGF and pentraxin domain-containing protein 1-like: MWTYAFLLITAVVIWPSSSQDVNQGTCGPPITHFAWPNCFPPYYHGTVCTFRCWSGYVPASFFTSSTCLPNGVWSGGAFICQPIIGK, translated from the exons ATGTGGACATATGCGTTCCTCTTGATCACGGCTGTGGTCATCTGGCCGTCTTCGTCACAAG aCGTGAACCAAGGCACATGCGGCCCGCCAATAACTCACTTTGCCTGGCCGAACTGCTTCCCTCCGTACTACCACGGGACCGTGTGTACGTTCCGCTGCTGGTCGGGGTACGTGCCGGCATCCTTCTTCACCTCAAGCACCTGTCTGCCCAACGGTGTCTGGTCTGGAGGGGCCTTCATCTGTCAGCC GATCATAGGAAAGTGA
- the LOC136422678 gene encoding monocarboxylate transporter 12-like yields MVVCCLCFGVFAGCYTTQTAVFLAEFCGVKRLASALGLLFGLGGFPTLFGPPIAGYLYDVTGNYNVSFYVAGSAAFCSVLLMTSVEVHLTRTAHARGDHERCPMTLNISDDLDASGTEKGLEETSRLTEDMRNCKVPFLVHETTV; encoded by the exons ATGGTGGTGTGCTGCCTGTGTTTCGGGGTGTTTGCCGGGTGCTACACGACCCAAACGGCGGTGTTCCTGGCGGAGTTCTGCGGCGTGAAACGACTGGCCAGCGCACTCGGGCTGCTCTTCGGCCTGGGAGGGTTCCCAACGCTGTTCGGACCTCCAATCGCAG GTTATTTGTATGACGTGACCGGAAACTACAACGTGTCGTTCTACGTGGCCGGAAGTGCTGCCTTCTGCAGCGTGCTGCTCATGACGTCAGTGGAGGTCCATCTAACCAGAACTGCGCATGCCCGGGGCGATCACGAAAGATGCCCGATGACCTTGAACATTTCCGATGACCTTGACGCGTCCGGGACAGAAAAGGGCTTAGAAGAGACTTCTAGGTTAACTGAGGATATGAGAAACTGCAAGGTCCCGTTTCTTGTACACGAGACAACGGTGTAA
- the LOC136422676 gene encoding uncharacterized protein, producing MMWTHLLQLTSHTVETELCLWNQHLPLTSHTVETELCSWNQHLQLTSHTVETELCSWNQHLQLTSHTVETELCSWNQHLPLTSHTVETELCSWNQHLPLTSHTVETELCSWNQHLPLTSHTVETELCSWNQHLQLTSHTVETELCSWNQHLQLTSHTVETELCSWNQHLQLTSHTVETELCSWNQHLPLTSHTVETELCSWNQHLQLTSHTVETELCSWNQHLQLTSHTVETELCSWNQHLQLTSHTVGMGLGLQVPAIADPVQVPVPVKGQHLQKNLTGTMTFLVWLMSPNAKDYSAVCAPMARAMQTAAH from the coding sequence ATGATGTGGACCCACCTACTCCAACTAACATCTCACACCGTGGAGACGGAGCTGTGCTTGTGGAACCAGCACCTCCCACTGACATCTCACACCGTGGAGACGGAGCTGTGCTCGTGGAACCAGCACCTCCAACTGACATCTCACACCGTGGAGACGGAGCTGTGCTCGTGGAACCAGCACCTCCAACTGACATCTCACACCGTGGAGACGGAGCTGTGCTCGTGGAACCAGCACCTCCCACTGACATCTCACACCGTGGAGACGGAGCTGTGCTCGTGGAACCAGCACCTCCCACTGACATCTCACACCGTGGAGACGGAGCTGTGCTCGTGGAACCAGCACCTCCCACTGACATCTCACACCGTGGAGACGGAGCTGTGCTCGTGGAACCAGCACCTCCAACTGACATCTCACACCGTGGAGACAGAGCTGTGCTCGTGGAACCAGCACCTCCAACTGACATCTCACACCGTGGAGACGGAGCTGTGCTCGTGGAACCAGCACCTCCAACTGACATCTCACACCGTGGAGACAGAGCTGTGCTCGTGGAACCAGCACCTCCCACTGACATCTCACACCGTGGAGACGGAGCTGTGCTCGTGGAACCAGCACCTCCAACTGACATCTCACACCGTGGAGACAGAGCTGTGCTCGTGGAACCAGCACCTCCAACTGACATCTCACACCGTGGAGACAGAGCTGTGCTCGTGGAACCAGCACCTCCAACTGACATCTCACACCGTGGGGATGGGGCTTGGTCTTCAAGTTCCAGCAATAGCGGATCCAGTACAAGTTCCAGTACCAGTGAAGGGTCAACATCTTCAGAAGAATCTAACGGGTACAATGACCTTCCTAGTGTGGCTGATGTCCCCAAACGCAAAGGACTACAGTGCAGTCTGTGCACCCATGGCAAGAGCTATGCAAACAGCAGCTCACTAG